The Sulfuricaulis sp. genome has a window encoding:
- the fnr gene encoding fumarate/nitrate reduction transcriptional regulator Fnr yields the protein MQKREAAAVINISSIKAACKDCTLQELCLPLGLNDVDIAALDKAVKRRRTLKKGEMLYRFGDPLRSLYAIRNGALKTTGLIEDGRAQVTGFYLPGELLGIDAISTDKHPCSAEALETSEVCDIPYPALEDLATKIPGLQHQLLRIMSREIVRDEEMLMMLGRMTAEERLASCLMSFSRRLARLGGLPTEFKLSMSRQDLGDYLGLALETVSRLLSRFHDEGLINVHGRQITLRDLNRLRNMAAGNGREHNVSAQ from the coding sequence GTGCAAAAACGAGAAGCTGCGGCGGTCATCAATATCTCCAGCATCAAGGCAGCTTGCAAGGATTGCACGCTCCAGGAATTATGTCTGCCGCTCGGGCTCAATGATGTCGACATTGCTGCTCTTGACAAGGCTGTCAAGCGCCGGCGCACGCTGAAAAAAGGAGAAATGCTTTATCGTTTTGGCGACCCCCTGCGCTCGCTGTACGCGATCCGCAACGGCGCGCTTAAGACCACCGGCCTGATCGAGGACGGTCGCGCCCAGGTGACCGGTTTTTATCTCCCGGGCGAGTTGCTCGGTATCGACGCCATCAGCACCGACAAGCATCCGTGCAGCGCCGAGGCGCTTGAAACCTCGGAGGTCTGTGATATTCCCTACCCGGCGCTGGAGGACTTGGCGACCAAGATCCCCGGCCTGCAGCATCAGCTGTTGCGCATCATGAGCCGCGAGATCGTACGCGACGAGGAGATGCTGATGATGCTGGGGCGCATGACCGCCGAGGAACGTCTGGCCTCTTGTCTGATGAGTTTCTCGCGTCGCTTGGCACGGCTCGGTGGACTGCCCACTGAATTCAAGCTCAGCATGTCGCGCCAGGATCTGGGCGACTACCTCGGGCTTGCGCTCGAGACGGTGAGTCGCCTGCTGTCGCGCTTTCATGACGAAGGCCTGATTAACGTTCATGGCCGGCAGATTACCCTGCGCGACTTGAACCGCCTGCGCAACATGGCCGCCGGCAACGGTCGCGAGCACAACGTCTCGGCCCAATAA
- the mscL gene encoding large conductance mechanosensitive channel protein MscL, protein MLEEFKKFAMRGNVVDMAVGIVIGAAFGKIVSSFVTDVLMPPIGLALGGMDFSELFVTLGSGSFPTLAAAKAAGAPTLNYGLFINALIDFVIIAFALFMVIKAMNRLKKEEAPAKALEVKSCPECLSEIPLAAKRCKFCSASLK, encoded by the coding sequence ATGTTGGAAGAATTCAAAAAATTCGCCATGCGCGGCAACGTGGTGGACATGGCGGTCGGCATCGTGATCGGCGCGGCATTCGGGAAGATCGTCAGTTCGTTCGTCACCGATGTGTTGATGCCGCCCATCGGTCTCGCGCTGGGCGGTATGGATTTCAGCGAGTTGTTCGTCACGCTGGGCAGCGGCAGTTTTCCCACGCTCGCCGCGGCCAAGGCCGCGGGGGCGCCGACACTGAACTATGGTCTCTTCATCAATGCGCTGATTGACTTCGTCATCATCGCCTTTGCGTTGTTCATGGTGATCAAGGCGATGAACCGGTTGAAGAAAGAAGAGGCCCCGGCCAAGGCACTCGAAGTGAAAAGCTGTCCGGAATGCCTCTCGGAGATTCCGCTCGCCGCCAAGCGCTGCAAGTTCTGCAGCGCTTCACTCAAGTAA